A window from Primulina huaijiensis isolate GDHJ02 chromosome 11, ASM1229523v2, whole genome shotgun sequence encodes these proteins:
- the LOC140987271 gene encoding uncharacterized protein isoform X2: MYDTSRCSQVMNTARTLVYLHNWVHSVLIASEKKIRHEENKCKFNTSGSYLDFRCWKILHFCLEQSKDLHISLTCSKDFLRVVRCITMDASSYVNDVSSCRAGTLSDEQLEFYDVVLGCTKFIFSFHGGVANENLDSWILVIDELLEVILKIVQGQLDGSKLGNFVLQLSYCLLEPFAKFLRVHPTRKNGFRDFIDKLFEPLLHLLHVLHCDPCGNNIEWKNNLSKLIKDVLAHGIFHPTHIDGFLSLQSIVRYINASDVTLGEDILVNKSYHRHLFNKVETMVETNKSALIGLGQLLRLFVSCIAKHKGASFSVGVFRQSDVRSTGRVPSDISQSRIVITKENYECHVMNAELWNCVFNFFAQIMEYLLANVNTFLQSDVEEVSVLLNSSNTLRSISMLLDSVFTEKVYLRLEDTSDGASRKFLKVIYDVVMLLFAKITHPKLSCYGSDEISLRELLVSARKELIITTHHLLNIEYEVVGDDIEKLWTLVLTSMNCSYRSTDVFDQPVLSFEILTLGCRLIDLYSELRQVNSSIFALCKAVRRSISFFGDDESWTPLHHWSSYSNAINMLLCSLEFRLSFSNAIKTIPEGQTAECIHQLSSDIMESVEWMKFEHQLAGADEISKPKLLCFNSEHFDLRAEILGKALSEVYVIILDSITINSGNSYLVGVSVKNLIEMISSSLSNVVPLQSYTIKNFSIVVDGRALRNSTECKNVSTCWILVFLCRLLLSCRSLFRQVISLIPPATSKKMSRLIGDSFTLHSARDWLELPGLADKGFFPLILQPSGSFLDVIRSFSSICIQNSAVLCPPLVYILNAMATMRLVDLNKLIASSEYVLHWNQTCNQPKLKDEAGLSSFPKRIRKWTRHVSEMKEEAADLTKFVMEFLSSVSKDLISTSSVDAGIDDKFIQCLSNNGLNFSVGFINEKSLPCALWWIICQNVDIWYSHATRKELKNFISLLIKASIFDVRNAVDLSRLHNIGKPGCMKKVSAHQIALEFLRNTITYEQMFVCRYMASRFCRILQKSALFLSVTPEVDLSESPDWDEVISAFGNLSNEGIGYFPLTKSSTVPDESCSEHFNVNFSKCQSLLTLLMWMPEDYFRLRSSSLYITCILNLERLLVGSLLRWHGALNMQSTPEIFRLFVLCRRVLKNLTAASYKENINRQPELPSKLPEYSFPLSWLPKSLFVVIGFRCAFPEDTSFEMQFPSCSLMDHTSNALLIVSRDKFARAFNSCISSKKLHRKRKELKLNTKESDLSECTDVVNHHENLVAGKSVIHVAKILEEFLKNSLDNFVDTCVDKKLERLAGFQELNKLSAIMACFQGLFWGLASALVDINAVNCDLRIKLSRHNADLMTKIDSWVHTCVNFIIFCLKAVLLEEDTVLNMPICDNNVLGTRESSTGGYDYSTDASGEGVMHPNEKMISSDIKSDIVECNLKRAPHPAIPKLEALLTEVQLEKNCVKKNLLLELLRGENADVGFFLQQLFIACSAVLRLNLQINLNSISWGWVPIVVNISQHVLLEFSSNYEMTNQFAFVWLLGVVKFLEELGSYFSQFDPSLSRGLYVKLVGLHIMAIGKCISLQGKEATLTSQERGLHDKMLSSTVESYLYQETSKLIELKARLRISFTSYIRKSSELHLLSAIQAVERALVGVQEGLMTNYEIRCGSSDGGEISADLAAGVDCLYLILEFVTGHRRLSMIKRHIQSFVACLFNVILHLQALSIFRGCVDSIKTCGGPDPGSVVLMCVEVLTKIFGKPSFFRVEAYHIAQSLRVPAPLFQYFLSLQISEAPVRTASGTKSNADQNFSTELYSACCRLLCTTLKHHKNETRQFISLLEDSVSVLLHSLEIVNTDPVVERVSYAWEVSKAVECASSLRRVYEEVRQEKEVFGLHAFKFLSRYIWVYCGNGPAKRGIRREVDEALKPGIYALVDSCSVEDLQLLHTNFEEGPCRNTLAALQHDYKLNFQFQGKV, translated from the exons ATGTATGATACTAGTCGGTGTTCGCAGGTGATGAACACTGCGAGGACATTAGTTTACCTGCATAACTGGGTTCATTCAGTATTAATTGCttctgaaaagaaaataagGCATGAAGAAAACAAATGTAAGTTTAATACTTCCGGGTCATATTTGGATTTTAGATGCTGGAAAATTTTACATTTCTGCTTGGAGCAGTCAAAAGACCTTCATATTTCATTGACCTGTTCAAAGGATTTTTTACGGGTAGTTCGTTGCATTACAATGGATGCATCATCTTATGTAAATGATGTTTCCTCTTGCCGTGCTGGAACACTTTCTGATGAGCAACTGGAGTTTTATGATGTTGTTCTCGGCTGTACGAAGTTTATCTTCTCATTCCATGGCGGAGTTGCAAATGAAAATTTAGACTCGTGGATACTTGTCATTGATGAATTACTTGAAGTCATCTTGAAAATTGTCCAGGGCCAACTTGATGGCAGCAAGCTGGGAAATTTCGTCTTGCAATTATCATATTGTTTGCTGGAGCCATTTGCCAAATTTTTGAGGGTCCATCCAACGCGTAAAAATGGTTTCCGCGATTTCATTGATAAGCTTTTTGAACCTTTACTGCACTTGTTACATGTACTGCATTGTGATCCTTGTGGAAATAATATTGAATGGAAAAATAATTTATCTAAATTGATTAAAGATGTTTTAGCCCATGGGATATTCCACCCCACTCATATTGATGGATTTCTCAGCTTACAAAGTATTGTTAGATACATAAATGCTTCTGATGTTACACTTGGGGAGGATATATTGGTCAATAAAAGTTATCATAGACATCTATTCAATAAAGTGGAAACAATGGTGGAGACGAATAAGTCTGCACTAATTGGTCTAGGACAGCTGCTTCGTTTGTTTGTTAGCTGCATTGCAAAGCATAAAGGAGCTTCATTCAGTGTAGGAGTTTTTAGGCAATCTGATGTCAGATCTACTGGTCGAGTTCCAAGTGACATTTCTCAGAGCAGAATAGTAATTACGAAAGAGAATTATGAGTGCCATGTCATGAATGCAGAACTGTGGAATtgcgtttttaatttttttgctcAGATCATGGAATATTTATTGGCAAATGTAAATACATTTCTTCAATCTGATGTTGAAGAAGTATCTGTATTATTGAATAGTTCCAACACACTAAGATCCATCAGTATGTTGCTAGACAGCGTCTTTACTGAGAAGGTATACCTCAGATTAGAGGATACCTCTGATGGGGCTTCCAGGAAATTTCTGAAGGTAATATATGACGTGGTCATGTTGTTATTTGCCAAAATCACTCACCCAAAGCTATCATGTTATGGCTCAGATGAGATATCACTTAGAGAATTATTGGTTTCTGCAAGAAAGGAGCTTATTATCACCACACAtcatttattaaatattgaGTATGAGGTTGTTGGAGATGATATAGAGAAATTATGGACTTTGGTTTTGACCTCTATGAACTGCAGCTATCGATCAACGGATGTTTTTGATCAACCTGTTCTGTCCTTTGAGATATTGACTCTGGGATGCAGACTAATTGATCTGTATAGCGAACTTCGGCAG GTGAATTCTTCTATATTTGCGCTTTGTAAAGCAGTGAGGCGGTCTATATCATTTTTTGGGGATGATGAATCATGGACTCCATTGCACCATTGGTCTTCCTATTCGAATGCGATAAACATGCTTTTATGCTCGTTAGAATTTAGGCTCTCCTTCAGTAATGCTATTAAAACTATACCAGAAGGGCAAACTGCCGAATGCATTCACCAGTTAAGTTCTGATATTATGGAATCAGTAGAGTGGATGAAGTTTGAGCATCAGTTGGCTGGTGCAGATGAAATTTCTAAACCAAAACTGCTGTGTTTTAACTCCGAGCACTTCGATTTGCGAGCTGAAATCTTAGGCAAGGCCTTGTCTGAGGTGTACGTGATCATTTTGGACTCGATAACTATCAATTCTGGGAATAGTTATCTCGTCGGTGTTTCTGTTAAGAATTTGATAGAAATGATAAGTTCTAGTCTGAGTAATGTGGTTCCTCTACAGTCTTATACTATCAAGAATTTCTCCATTGTTGTTGATGGAAGAGCTTTACGTAATAGCACTGAGTGTAAGAATGTGTCCACGTGCTGGATTCTGGTGTTCTTGTGTCGTTTGTTGTTGTCCTGCAGAAGCTTATTTCGGCAAGTGATCAGCCTGATACCTCCTGCTACATCAAAAAAGATGTCTAGACTAATAGGTGATTCATTTACCCTGCACTCTGCCAGGGATTGGTTAGAGTTGCCTGGCTTGGCTGACAAAGGCTTTTTTCCTTTGATCCTCCAACCTTCAGGTTCTTTCCTTGATGTTATACGTTCTTTCTCGAGCATTTGTATTCAAAATTCTGCAGTGCTTTGCCCACCTTTGGTCTATATATTAAATGCCATGGCTACTATGAGACTTGTTGATCTGAATAAGTTGATAGCGTCTTCTGAATATGTGCTTCACTGGAATCAAACTTGTAATCAGCCAAAGTTGAAAGATGAGGCTGGTCTATCTTCATTTCCTAAGAGAATTCGGAAATGGACAAGGCACGTCTCAGAAATGAAGGAAGAAGCTGCAGACCTGACAAAATTCGTGATGGAATTTCTTTCGTCAGTGTCTAAGGACTTGATATCTACTTCCTCAGTTGATGCTGGAATTGATGACAAATTCATCCAATGTCTGAGCAATAATGGTCTGAATTTTTCTGTAggtttcattaatgaaaaatcgTTGCCATGTGCATTGTGGTGGATAATCTGCCAAAATGTTGATATATGGTACTCTCATGCCACCAGGAAGGAATTGAAGAATTTTATCTCCCTTCTGATCAAGGCTTCCATTTTCGATGTAAGAAATGCTGTTGATCTCTCTAGACTTCATAATATCGGCAAGCCTGGCTGCATGAAGAAAGTCAGTGCGCATCAAATTGCACTGGAGTTTCTGAGAAACACCATCACATATGAACAAATG TTTGTTTGCAGGTACATGGCATCAAGGTTTTGCAGAATTTTGCAGAAGTCAGCATTATTCTTATCTGTTACACCTGAAGTTGATCTGAGTGAATCACCTGATTGGGATGAGGTTATTTCTGCGTTTGGGAATTTATCTAATGAAGGAATTGGTTATTTTCCACTAACAAAATCCAGCACAGTTCCAGATGAATCTTGCAGTGAACATTTTAATGTCAACTTTTCTAAATGTCAGTCTTTGCTTACCCTTTTGATGTGGATGCCTGAAGACTATTTCAGATTGAGATCATCATCATTGTATATCACCTGTATCCTCAACCTCGAGAG GCTCCTGGTTGGCAGCTTGTTACGGTGGCATGGTGCATTGAATATGCAGAGTACTCCCGAGATCTTCAGATTATTTGTATTATGTCGAAGGGTTCTCAAAAATTTAACGGCAGCTTCTTACAAAGAAAACATCAATAGACAACCTGAACTCCCCTCCAAACTTCCTGAATACTCATTTCCTCTATCCTGGCTTCCAAAATCATTGTTTGTGGTTATTGGATTTCGATGTGCATTTCCAGAAGATACTTCCTTTGAAATGCAATTTCCTAGTTGTTCCCTGATGGATCATACATCTAATGCACTGCTAATAGTAAGTAGGGATAAATTCGCACGTGCATTTAACTCCTGCATATCCTCGAAGAAGCTTCATCGAAAGAGAAAAGAATTGAAGTTGAACACCAAGGAGTCTGATCTATCAGAGTGCACCGATGTAGTGAATCACCATGAGAATTTGGTTGCGGGGAAAAGTGTCATCCATGTAGCTAAAATATTGGAAGAATTTCTAAAAAACTCACTGGACAATTTTGTGGATACATGTGTAGACAAGAAATTAGAACGTTTAGCTGGATTTCAGGAGCTAAATAAATTATCAGCTATAATGGCTTGTTTTCAGGGACTTTTTTGGGGATTGGCTTCCGCATTAGTTGACATAAATGCAGTCAATTGTGATCTCAGAATAAAGCTTTCTCGTCATAATGCTGACCTGATGACCAAAATTGATTCATGGGTTCATACGTGTGtcaatttcataattttttgctTAAAAGCTGTTTTGCTTGAGGAAGATACAGTTCTCAATATGCCAATATGCGACAATAATGTATTGGGAACTAGAGAGTCCTCAACTGGTGGCTATGATTATTCCACTGATGCTTCAGGTGAGGGAGTGATGCACCCTAATGAAAAAATGATATCATCTGATATAAAGAGTGATATTGTGGAGTGTAATTTGAAGAGAGCGCCCCACCCAGCAATCCCTAAGCTTGAAGCTTTGTTGACTGAGGTTCAACTTGAGAAAAATTGTGTGAAGAAGAATTTATTGTTGGAGCTTTTGAGGGGTGAAAATGCTGATGTGGGTTTCTTTCTCCAACAACTTTTTATTGCTTGTTCAGCTGTTTTGAGATTGAATTTGCAGATCAACCTTAATTCAATATCTTGGGGCTGGGTTCCTATTGTAGTAAACATTTCTCAACATGTACTCTTGGAATTCTCAAGCAATTATGAAATGACCAATCAATTCGCCTTTGTTTGGTTACTTGGTGTTGTCAAGTTTCTTGAAGAGTTGGGCAGTTACTTTTCGCAATTTGATCCTTCATTGTCCAGAGGTTTGTATGTCAAGCTGGTTGGCTTACACATTATGGCAATTGGAAAATGCATTTCTTTACAGGGAAAGGAAGCAACATTAACATCTCAGGAGAGAGGATTGCATGACAAAATGCTGTCTAGTACTGTGGAATCTTATCTTTATCAGGAAACAAGTAAACTGATCGAGCTTAAGGCAAGGCTGAGGATATCATTTACATCATATATCAGGAAATCATCTGAGTTGCACTTACTATCAGCCATTCAGGCTGTAGAGAGAGCTTTAGTTGGGGTGCAGGAAGGCTTGATGACAAATTATGAAATACGTTGTGGAAGTTCCGATGGAGGAGAGATTTCCGCTGATTTGGCAGCAGGAGTTGATTGCTTGTATTTGATTCTCGAATTTGTAACAG GACATAGACGTTTGAGTATGATCAAAAGACACATCCAGAGCTTTGTTGCATGTCTTTTCAATGTCATATTGCATTTGCAGGCCCTGAGTATCTTTCGTGGATGTGTTGATTCCATCAAGACTTGTGGGGGTCCTGATCCTGGATCAGTTGTTCTCATGTGTGTTGAAGTACTGACAAAAATTTTTGGAAAACCCTCCTTCTTCCGAGTAGAGGCTTACCATATTGCACAGTCCCTGCGTGTGCCTGCGCCACtctttcaatattttctcaGTCTTCAGATCTCTGAAGCTCCGGTTAGAACTGCATCTGGAACCAAAAGTAATGCTGACCAAAATTTTTCAACAGAGCTATATTCTGCATGTTGTCGTCTGTTGTGCACCACTCTTAAGCATCACAAAAA TGAGACCCGGCAGTTCATATCTCTTCTTGAAGATTCAGTTAGTGTTCTTCTTCATAGCTTGGAGATAGTGAATACTGATCCAGTTGTTGAAAGAGTCAGTTACGCGTGGGAAGTAAGCAAGGCAGTAGAATGTGCCAGTAGCCTACGGAGAGTGTATGAAGAG GTACGACAGGAGAAGGAAGTATTTGGGCTACATGCATTTAAGTTTTTGTCCCGCTACATATGGGTTTATTGTGGAAATGGACCAGCTAAAAGAGGCATAAGAAG GGAAGTTGATGAAGCATTGAAACCTGGCATCTATGCTTTAGTGGACTCCTGCTCGGTGGAGGATCTTCAACTTCTTCATACCAATTTTGAAG aggGACCTTGCAGAAACACACTGGCAGCCTTACAACATGATTACAAACTTAATTTCCAATTCCAAGGGAAAGTTTGA